The following proteins come from a genomic window of Sphaerisporangium rubeum:
- a CDS encoding DUF397 domain-containing protein yields MSGTDSPRPVWRKSSASANQDCVEVAYLAGGTRALRDSKNPGGPVIAVGCDGWAAFVAGLKDGEAV; encoded by the coding sequence ATGTCCGGTACCGATTCCCCCCGGCCGGTCTGGCGGAAGAGCTCCGCCAGCGCGAATCAGGACTGCGTAGAGGTCGCATACCTCGCCGGCGGCACAAGGGCACTGCGGGACAGCAAGAACCCCGGTGGTCCGGTCATCGCGGTCGGTTGCGATGGGTGGGCCGCGTTCGTCGCCGGGCTCAAGGACGGCGAGGCGGTCTGA
- a CDS encoding NAD-dependent epimerase/dehydratase family protein has protein sequence MRLLVLGGTEFVGRSVVEAAVGRGWEVTVLNRGNKAVPEGVTRVVGDRTAPGGLDGLAGGEWDFVVDTWSWAPSAVRDSARALEGRASSYVYVSSRSAYAWPTPRGANEDAPVVEASSDDEEYEDYARAKRGGELAAEEVFGDRAVFVRAGLILGPYENIGRLPWWLTRIAKGGPVLAPGPENLGIQFIDARDLAEWSLDAAERGLGGPYDMVSPPEHATMAQILQECVRVTGSDAELRWTPPEPILAAGVQPWTDLPIWVPPGEDHDSLHRSDVSKVLASGLRCRPVTETIEDTWTWLKSIGGQAPRRPDRPTVGLDPAVEAKLLNR, from the coding sequence ATGAGACTTCTGGTGCTGGGTGGGACGGAGTTCGTCGGGCGGTCGGTCGTGGAGGCGGCGGTCGGGAGAGGGTGGGAGGTGACGGTTCTCAATCGGGGGAACAAGGCCGTGCCGGAGGGGGTCACCAGGGTCGTCGGGGATCGGACGGCGCCGGGAGGGCTCGACGGGCTCGCCGGAGGTGAGTGGGACTTCGTGGTGGACACGTGGTCCTGGGCTCCGTCGGCGGTGCGGGACTCGGCGCGGGCCCTTGAGGGACGAGCGTCCTCGTACGTGTACGTGTCGAGCCGGTCGGCGTACGCCTGGCCGACGCCGCGAGGAGCCAACGAGGACGCGCCGGTGGTGGAGGCGTCGTCCGACGATGAGGAGTACGAGGATTACGCGCGCGCCAAGCGTGGTGGCGAGCTGGCCGCGGAGGAGGTCTTCGGGGACCGCGCGGTGTTCGTCCGTGCGGGTCTGATCCTCGGGCCGTACGAGAACATCGGCCGGCTCCCCTGGTGGCTCACCCGCATCGCCAAAGGCGGCCCCGTCCTCGCTCCGGGCCCGGAGAACCTCGGCATCCAGTTCATCGACGCGCGCGACCTCGCCGAGTGGAGCCTCGACGCCGCCGAACGCGGCCTCGGCGGCCCCTACGACATGGTCAGTCCTCCCGAGCACGCCACCATGGCTCAGATCCTCCAGGAGTGCGTCCGCGTCACCGGCTCCGACGCCGAACTCCGCTGGACTCCCCCCGAGCCCATCCTCGCCGCAGGCGTCCAGCCCTGGACCGACCTCCCCATCTGGGTCCCCCCGGGCGAGGACCACGACTCCCTCCACCGGTCCGACGTCTCCAAGGTCCTCGCCTCCGGCCTTCGCTGCCGTCCGGTGACCGAGACCATCGAGGACACCTGGACCTGGCTGAAGTCCATCGGCGGTCAGGCCCCCCGACGTCCCGACCGCCCCACCGTCGGCCTGGACCCGGCCGTCGAGGCCAAGCTCCTGAACCGCTAG
- a CDS encoding AfsR/SARP family transcriptional regulator: protein MLAETHEVDTASFRRLAALGLAEMRSGSLRAGESTLERALSLWQGPIGQGCTASLHLKARFHTFDELWITVRERLVGARLTMGRTTDLIPDIREILAVAPFREAAWAHLIRASYLGGDVAGAIRAWDQATRTLSDELGLDVSSALRQLHTAVLRRDDEAVRRFGHFPAERFTA from the coding sequence TTGCTGGCCGAAACCCATGAGGTCGACACGGCCTCCTTCAGGCGGCTTGCCGCTCTGGGCCTGGCCGAAATGCGCTCCGGCTCACTCCGCGCCGGAGAGTCCACCCTTGAGCGTGCGCTCTCGCTGTGGCAGGGCCCGATCGGTCAGGGATGCACCGCGTCCCTTCATCTGAAGGCTCGTTTCCACACCTTCGACGAGTTGTGGATCACCGTCCGCGAACGGCTCGTAGGCGCACGCCTCACCATGGGCCGCACGACCGATCTGATCCCGGACATCCGCGAGATCCTCGCGGTCGCCCCTTTCAGGGAGGCGGCGTGGGCGCACCTGATCCGCGCGTCCTACCTCGGCGGCGACGTGGCGGGGGCGATCCGTGCCTGGGACCAGGCCACGAGGACGTTGAGCGACGAACTCGGGCTTGACGTCTCCTCCGCCCTGCGCCAGTTGCACACCGCGGTCCTGCGGAGGGACGACGAGGCCGTCCGCCGGTTCGGCCACTTCCCGGCGGAGCGGTTCACCGCGTGA
- a CDS encoding ABC transporter ATP-binding protein encodes MITEDRAALRIEGLRHSAGGRLVLDGIDLTVEPGNSVAVTGPSGSGKTTLLMSVLGLVKPDEGAIRVAGQDITRMRGRALAAHRRTHLGVVFQFGELLPELSPVENVALAAMLAGRDHRRAFAAAEDLLGELGVPLEGTSTGLLSGGERQRTAVARALITEPAVLLADEPTGSLDRTSRESVADLLFSLPARRGCALVVVTHDPAVADRADRLMRLDMGQLAEAHA; translated from the coding sequence GTGATCACGGAGGACCGCGCGGCCCTGCGGATCGAGGGATTAAGGCACTCGGCGGGCGGACGCCTCGTTCTGGACGGAATAGACCTCACCGTGGAGCCGGGGAATTCGGTCGCCGTCACAGGGCCGAGCGGAAGCGGCAAGACCACGTTGCTGATGAGCGTCCTCGGTCTCGTCAAGCCGGACGAGGGGGCGATCCGGGTCGCGGGGCAGGACATCACGCGCATGCGCGGGCGGGCACTCGCGGCTCATCGCCGGACCCATCTCGGCGTGGTGTTCCAGTTCGGTGAGCTTCTCCCCGAGCTGTCACCCGTCGAGAACGTGGCGTTGGCCGCCATGCTCGCCGGGCGCGATCACAGGCGCGCGTTCGCCGCCGCCGAGGACCTCCTCGGCGAGCTCGGCGTCCCCTTGGAGGGCACCTCGACCGGTCTTCTGTCCGGCGGGGAACGCCAGCGGACCGCCGTGGCGCGGGCGTTGATCACCGAGCCGGCGGTGCTGCTGGCCGACGAGCCGACGGGATCGCTCGACCGCACCTCCCGCGAGTCGGTGGCCGACCTGCTGTTCTCCTTGCCGGCCCGGCGCGGCTGCGCGCTCGTGGTCGTGACCCACGATCCCGCGGTCGCCGACCGGGCCGACCGGCTCATGCGGCTCGACATGGGACAACTCGCCGAGGCGCACGCATGA